The Collibacillus ludicampi region TATTTGCTGCTTTTGATCCCCGTTTTTATCTGGGGGAGCAATTTTGTCGTCGGCAGTTGGCTCGTCGGTCAATTCCATCCCCTCGCTCTGGCGGCGATCCGAATTCTGTTCACATCTTCGTTCCTGCTCGGCTTTGCTTACTTCACACATCGATTGGTACGCATTAATAATCGAGAATGGATCTATCTCATTCTTATCGGATTGATAGGGACAATGCTCAACCAGACGTTTTTCTTTCAATCATTGACCTATACGAGTGCGACAGAAGCCGCTCTGATCATGTCTCTAGCTCCTATCGCCACTAGCATTCTCGCCTATTTCTTCCTTCGTGAACCTCTCACGATTCGTATGATCCTTGGTTCCATCATCGCTGTGATCGGCGTTTATATGCTCGTTGCCTTTGGCAAACAACAAGTTGCCATAGGATTGGGCGATGTATTGGCTGGGGGTGCGATGCTCACGTTTGCGATCAGCTTGATCTTGATCCGTAAACTCACACAGACATTGGAGTCGATACCCACAACGGTATATTCCACCGTTTTCGGGGCCTGCATGTTCGTACCTTTTGTTCATGTCAATGATCAACATCCTTTGCTCGCACATTCCGTGTGGCCTTGGATTCTCGCCGCTTTGTCCGGTATTTTGTCCCAAGGCGTGGGTGGGTTATTGTGGAACAAAGGAATCACGATCATCGGGGCTTCCAAAGCTTCCATTTTACTCAATCTGCAACCGTTCGTTGCCATGATTATCGGATATATCACGTTGGGGGTTCCAGTCACTCGTTCGCAAATCATCGGAGGCACGCTCATCGTACTCGGAGTGATTCTCGCCACTTTAAAGCTTCAGTCACTCAAGCATAAATCGAACAGTCTGCCAATGGTTCATCCGTTGAGTCAATCCAAGCGTTAAGTTAACGAATTCGTATGCGCAACCGGCTCAAGGATCGGTTGCGCTGTTTTTTTATCGTTTTGGAATAAATAAAATGTTGTTTTGGAAGGAACCTTTTTAATACTCATGGGATGGAATGGGTTTCATGAGGTATTATAGACGTGAATTTTACTCATAAAAGAAGGCAGGTATACAGTATGAAGAAAATATTAGTGATTACGACGGGCGGTACGATCGCCATGGCTGAGGACGAACGAGGAACGGTTCAAGTACAAGAGAAAAATGTCCTTCTCAATTGGCAACGGCTTTTGCACTCGACTGCTGACGTCACGTTTTACTCCTTTCGAAACAAACCCAGCGTTCATTTGGATACACAGGATTATACAGAACTGCTTACGATTTTGCAGCGAGAATCCTCCCGTTATGATGGATTCGTCATTACACACGGA contains the following coding sequences:
- a CDS encoding DMT family transporter, which translates into the protein MTSAYLLLLIPVFIWGSNFVVGSWLVGQFHPLALAAIRILFTSSFLLGFAYFTHRLVRINNREWIYLILIGLIGTMLNQTFFFQSLTYTSATEAALIMSLAPIATSILAYFFLREPLTIRMILGSIIAVIGVYMLVAFGKQQVAIGLGDVLAGGAMLTFAISLILIRKLTQTLESIPTTVYSTVFGACMFVPFVHVNDQHPLLAHSVWPWILAALSGILSQGVGGLLWNKGITIIGASKASILLNLQPFVAMIIGYITLGVPVTRSQIIGGTLIVLGVILATLKLQSLKHKSNSLPMVHPLSQSKR